A genomic stretch from Setaria italica strain Yugu1 chromosome VII, Setaria_italica_v2.0, whole genome shotgun sequence includes:
- the LOC101757106 gene encoding factor of DNA methylation 4 isoform X2 yields MASEQASGLDQDIASLLSSLECDMTVQAGVLKQYAKMHDAVKALVQEKAKTTHENQEIERLQEELSNKNKELSCEKENLRGMNQLLSRENHQLSVKNEKLSHENKELTLKLKEKLVHSGHAQGVSGEMKSMCTWKILFVMRVFFSPLLNWKAQGRIEGNNEPKEELFDPVLSNRIIAEDCERRRELSEIRKKLVEVFGNIDHHRQHIRIKMMGQINDQAFLDAAHSKHPNCIIARDEAVKNCSVWQKKIEDPFWHPYKMITEDGPSEEVLNDEDETLKKLKACGEEIYEAVTEALNEMDDYNRSGRSVVPELWNYKEGRKATVLECVEYLGKKVKEQSRKKRKNNPSSV; encoded by the exons ATGGCGTCCGAGCAAGCATCAGGGCTGGACCAAGACATCGCCAGTCTGCTTTCCAGCCTCGAGTGTGACATGACCGTGCAGGCAGGTGTCCTCAAGCAGTACGCAAAAATGCATGATGCCGTGAAAGCTTTAGTGCAGGAGAAGGCGAAGACCACCCATGAGAATCAAG AGATTGAAAGGCTGCAGGAGGAGCTATCCAACAAGAACAAGGAGTTGAGCTGCGAGAAGGAAAATCTGCGGGGCATGAATCAGTTACTCTCTCGCGAGAATCACCAGCTGAGTGTGAAGAATGAGAAGCTCTCTCATGAGAACAAGGAGCTGACTCTGAAGTTGAAGGAAAAGCTCGTTCACTCTGGTCATGCACAAGGGGTTAGTGGTGAAATGAAATCCATGTGCACTTGGAAGATACTATTTGTTatgagggtttttttttcacCTTTGCTTAATTGGAAAGCACAAGGGCGTATCGAAGGTAACAATGAGCCAAAAGAAGAGTTGTTTGATCCAGTCCTGTCAAACCGTATCATTGCTGAGGAttgcgagaggaggagagagctcTCTGAAATCCGGAAAAAGCTGGTAGAA GTTTTTGGCAACATCGACCATCATAGACAGCATATCAGGATAAAAATGATGGGCCAGATAAATGACCAAGCTTTCCTCGACGCTGCCCATAGTAAGCACCCTAACTGCATCATTGCTAGAGATGAGGCAGTTAAGAACTGCTCAGTATGGCAGAAGAAGATTGAAGATCCATTTTGGCATCCATACAAGATGATTACAGAAGATGGACCCAGTGAG GAGGTTCTGAACGACGAGGATGAAACGCTGAAGAAACTGAAAGCATGTGGTGAAGAGATATATGAAGCTGTGACAGAAGCACTGAACGAGATGGATGACTACAACCGAAGTGGGAGAAGTGTCGTTCCTGAGCTTTGGAACTACAAAGAGGGAAGGAAAGCAACTGTCTTGGAGTGTGTCGAGTATCTGGGCAAGAAAGTGAAGGAGCAGAGCCGCAAGAAGCGAAAGAACAACCCATCTTCGGTTTAG
- the LOC101757106 gene encoding factor of DNA methylation 4 isoform X1 — protein sequence MASEQASGLDQDIASLLSSLECDMTVQAGVLKQYAKMHDAVKALVQEKAKTTHENQEIERLQEELSNKNKELSCEKENLRGMNQLLSRENHQLSVKNEKLSHENKELTLKLKEKLVHSGHAQGVSGEMKSMCTWKILFVMRVFFSPLLNWKAQGRIEGNNEPKEELFDPVLSNRIIAEDCERRRELSEIRKKLVEFECAKVFGNIDHHRQHIRIKMMGQINDQAFLDAAHSKHPNCIIARDEAVKNCSVWQKKIEDPFWHPYKMITEDGPSEEVLNDEDETLKKLKACGEEIYEAVTEALNEMDDYNRSGRSVVPELWNYKEGRKATVLECVEYLGKKVKEQSRKKRKNNPSSV from the exons ATGGCGTCCGAGCAAGCATCAGGGCTGGACCAAGACATCGCCAGTCTGCTTTCCAGCCTCGAGTGTGACATGACCGTGCAGGCAGGTGTCCTCAAGCAGTACGCAAAAATGCATGATGCCGTGAAAGCTTTAGTGCAGGAGAAGGCGAAGACCACCCATGAGAATCAAG AGATTGAAAGGCTGCAGGAGGAGCTATCCAACAAGAACAAGGAGTTGAGCTGCGAGAAGGAAAATCTGCGGGGCATGAATCAGTTACTCTCTCGCGAGAATCACCAGCTGAGTGTGAAGAATGAGAAGCTCTCTCATGAGAACAAGGAGCTGACTCTGAAGTTGAAGGAAAAGCTCGTTCACTCTGGTCATGCACAAGGGGTTAGTGGTGAAATGAAATCCATGTGCACTTGGAAGATACTATTTGTTatgagggtttttttttcacCTTTGCTTAATTGGAAAGCACAAGGGCGTATCGAAGGTAACAATGAGCCAAAAGAAGAGTTGTTTGATCCAGTCCTGTCAAACCGTATCATTGCTGAGGAttgcgagaggaggagagagctcTCTGAAATCCGGAAAAAGCTGGTAGAA TTTGAATGTGCTAAGGTTTTTGGCAACATCGACCATCATAGACAGCATATCAGGATAAAAATGATGGGCCAGATAAATGACCAAGCTTTCCTCGACGCTGCCCATAGTAAGCACCCTAACTGCATCATTGCTAGAGATGAGGCAGTTAAGAACTGCTCAGTATGGCAGAAGAAGATTGAAGATCCATTTTGGCATCCATACAAGATGATTACAGAAGATGGACCCAGTGAG GAGGTTCTGAACGACGAGGATGAAACGCTGAAGAAACTGAAAGCATGTGGTGAAGAGATATATGAAGCTGTGACAGAAGCACTGAACGAGATGGATGACTACAACCGAAGTGGGAGAAGTGTCGTTCCTGAGCTTTGGAACTACAAAGAGGGAAGGAAAGCAACTGTCTTGGAGTGTGTCGAGTATCTGGGCAAGAAAGTGAAGGAGCAGAGCCGCAAGAAGCGAAAGAACAACCCATCTTCGGTTTAG
- the LOC111257917 gene encoding circumsporozoite protein-like: MDGDGGAGLGGAARETPAGLGAAPREPPAGLVAAEMEGPAGLAAAPRAAPASLGGASRAAPAGLAVAPRVAPAGLAAAPRAAVAGLGGAPRVAPAGLGAASRGGMTDATREASGMEQDPSRGDFGAQDDGDQGLAVGGRGHDRVGNFRGGGQGRGRVGQGGGRGRGCGAGHGSEKASKRNAPNTLQDRNMLVKSIWIAGSGVKGLW; the protein is encoded by the exons ATGGACGGGGACGGAGGCGCCGgactgggcggcgcggcgagggagacgcccgccggcctgggcgccgcgccGAGGGAGCCCCCCGCCGGCCTGGTCGCCGCAGAGATGGAAGGGCCCGCcggcctggccgccgcgccgcgggcggcccCCGCCAGCCTGGGCGGCGCATCGCGGGCGGCACCCGCCGGCCTGGCCGTCGCGCCGAGGGTGGCCCCTGCcggcctggccgccgcgccgagggCGGCCGTCGCCGGTCTGGGCGGCGCGCCGAGGGTGGCCCCCGCCGGTCTGGGCGCCGCGTCGAGGGGCGGCATGACCGACGCGACGAGGGAGGCATCAGGCATGGAGCAAGATCCGTCCAGGGGTGATTTTGGGGCCCAGGATGATGGTGACCAAGGTCTGGCCGTCGGCGGACGAGGTCATGACCGTGTTGGCAATTTCAGGGGTGGCGGCCAAGGCCGTGGCCGTGTTGGCCAgggtggcggccgtggccgtggctgtGGCGCCGGGCATGGCAGCGAGAAGGCATCAAAGAGAAACGCTCCTAACACG CTGCAAGATAGAAATATGCTTGTGAAGTCAATTTGGATAGCTGGATCAGGAGTGAAAGGCTTATGGTAG
- the LOC101756688 gene encoding tRNA-dihydrouridine(47) synthase [NAD(P)(+)]-like — MATTAPATDPPDSSPAVTTDASPPPRPTPEELVARAVAPVKPAFLRPPPVREVPKEEGKAGGGGAVVTGEKKSKRQLKRERQQEQKSTSHLCIGVGKSGNVDSCKYGTSCRFSHDINAYLAQKPGDLEGTCPFTTLGQLCPYGLTCRFLGTHKDNLAPQNHSDGNHERNPLSKDIQKLLWKNNYKFPKATAQIKLLGLKDGNKNKAKTANDDNPDETCELNGDGKTESLPVNVEPDLTLCKAIDNSEGEPLVVNSVQCVEPRPLKKSKVEVDGTQDDGTGIHGNEAESEDLNLSNGSKVSSNNHSSCRVDLITTPHLREKKIIDFREKLYLAPLTTVGNLPFRRLCKTLGADITCGEMAMCTNLLQGQASEWALLRRHPSEDLFGVQICGPYPDTVARTVELVDNECSVDFIDINMGCPIDIVVNKGAGSSLLTKPMRIKSIVQAASTVTEKPLTVKVRTAFFEGRNRADSIVSDIYDWGASAITIHGRSRQQRYSKLADWDYIYQCAQKAPDCLHVIGNGDVFSFTDWNKHVSDSSKISTCMIARGALIKPWLFTEIKEQRHWDITSGERLNILKDFVHFGLEHWGSDSKGVETTRHFLLEWLSYTCRYIPVGLLDVIPQRLNWRPPSYCGRDDLETLMASDSAADWIRISEMLLGKVPEGFTFAPKHKSNAYDRAENG; from the exons ATGGCCACGACCGCGCCGGCCACCGACCCTCCGGACTCCTCCCCTGCCGTCACCACCGACGCTTCCCCTCCTCCGCGGCCCACCCCGGAGGAGTTGGTGgcccgcgccgtcgcccccgTCAAACCCGCcttcctccgcccgccgcccgtccgcgAGGTCCCCAAGGAGGAGGgtaaggccggcggcggcggggccgtcgTCACGGGGGAAAAGAAGTCTAAGCGCCAGCTCAAACGTGAGCGCCAGCAG GAACAAAAGTCTACTTCTCATCTTTGCATTGGAGTAGGGAAAAGTGGAAATGTGGACTCATGCAAATACGGTACTTCTTGCCGTTTCAGCCATGACATAAATGCTTATTTGGCTCAG AAACCAGGTGACCTTGAAGGAACATGCCCATTTACCACGCTGGGGCAGTTGTGTCCATATGGACTAACGTGTCGGTTCCTTGGTACACATAAGGATAACCTTGCTCCTCAAAATCACTCAGACGGGAACCATGAGAGAAATCCTTTGAGCAAAGATATTCAAAAGCTCTTGTGGAAGAACAACTATAAATTTCCCAAGGCCACTGCCCAGATCAAACTTCTTGGTCTTAAG GATGGGAACAAGAATAAAGCAAAAACAGCAAATGATGACAATCCAGATGAAACATGCGAGCTAAATGGCGATGGCAAAACTGAATCCCTTCCTGTGAATGTTGAACCTGATCTCACTTTATGCAAAGCAATAGATAATTCAGAGGGAGAACCTTTGGTTGTTAACTCAGTTCAATGTGTGGAGCCAAGGCCATTAAAGAAATCAAAGGTTGAAGTTGATGGAACTCAGGATGATGGGACTG GTATTCATGGCAATGAGGCAGAATCTGAAGATCTTAATTTAAGCAATGGATCAAAAGTTTCCTCAAATAACCATAGTTCCTGCAGAGTTGATCTGATCACGACACCTCATTTACGTGAAAAGAAAATTATAGATTTTCGAGAGAAGCTGTACCTTGCTCCCTTGACCACTGTCGGGAATCTTCCTTTTCGTAGGCTTTGTAAAACCTTGGGAGCTGATATTACTTGTGGAGAAATGGCTATGTGCACAAATCTTTTACAG GGGCAAGCTTCAGAGTGGGCTTTGCTACGACGGCATCCATCAGAGGATTTGTTTGGGGTGCAAATCTGTGGACCTTATCCAGATACGGTAGCTCGAACAGTTGAACTTGTGGATAATGAATGTTCAGTTGACTTCATAGACATAAATATGGGCTGCCCAATTGATATAGTTGTCAACAAGGGTGCTGGATCATCATTGCTAACAAAACCTATGAGGATTAAGAGTATTGTACAAGCGGCATCTACTGTTACTGAAAAACCATTAACTGTTAAG GTCAGAACAGCTTTCTTTGAGGGCAGGAATCGTGCTGATTCTATAGTTTCAGACATATACGACTGGGGTGCTTCAGCCATAACAATACACGGTCGATCACGACAACAACGCTACAGCAAACTAGCCGATTGGGACTATATTTACCAGTGTGCACAGAAGGCTCCTGACTGTTTGCATGTCATTGGAAATGGTGATGTGTTCTCCTTTACTGACTGGAACAAGCATGTCTCGGACTCCTCCAAAATTTCCACTTGCATGATTGCTCGAGGTGCTCTTATCAAG CCTTGGTTATTTACTGAGATAAAAGAACAAAGGCACTGGGACATTACGTCTGGTGAGAGATTAAATATTCTTAAAGATTTTGTGCATTTTGGTCTGGAGCATTGGGGCTCTGATTCCAAAG GTGTGGAGACAACACGCCATTTCTTGCTAGAATGGTTAAGTTATACCTGCCGCTACATTCCGGTTGGCCTGTTGGATGTCATCCCTCAACGATTGAACTGGAGGCCGCCTAGCTACTGTGGCCGGGATGACCTTGAAACCCTGATGGCATCTGATTCAGCAGCTGACTGG ATAAGGATCTCTGAGATGTTGCTTGGTAAAGTTCCAGAAGGATTTACCTTTGCACCGAAGCACAAGTCTAATGCCTATGATCGGGCAGAAAATGGCTAA
- the LOC101757495 gene encoding mucin-1, which produces MAYRVLELTLVSARELKNVNLITRMDVYAVVTISGDPLTRQCTAPDPFGGRNPRWDATLRFAVPPTAAAAAGSCLHVLLRAERVLGDRDIGEVVVPLADLLAGAPAAGPQQPQVASYQVRKVHRWEPRGVLNVAYRLGPVVAPVEAAERKPPPAVMGIAYPDAPVGVPSTQPFQPPAGAYQPPPPPRPAAKAKHDPAPAPAPSPSPRRGKSNGLGLEGPTQVIVGPHTQIILGGGGPATTAMSSPTGSTVSSPRKLHGAWPKQELHHDRDDTTYASAAQSIFSPRKEDHSRPKVFPDHDAQGRRRSFQETEATSQRSVVSPSSREPGTVSPRGPSPRPPVSTFSSHGSSSSPLPYSPAHPLTPSPSSSAHSTTNSPYTARHPSTPSPRPLGQSAGGDAFGSSRATSHTNSPRSASTHGRAGISSPLRPSSALVATHTSMVPSR; this is translated from the coding sequence ATGGCGTACAGGGTGTTGGAGCTGACCCTGGTGTCGGCGCGTGAGCTCAAGAACGTGAACCTGATCACGCGCATGGACGTGTACGCGGTGGTGACCATCTCCGGCGACCCCCTGACGCGGCAGTGCACGGCGCCGGACCCCTTCGGCGGCCGGAACCCACGGTGGGACGCCACGCTACGGTTCGCCgtcccgcccaccgccgccgccgcggcggggtcgTGCCTCCACGTGCTGCTCCGCGCCGAGCGCGTCCTCGGCGACCGCGACATCGGCGAGGTCGTCGTCCCGCTCGCGGACCTCCTGgccggcgcgccggccgcggggcCCCAGCAGCCGCAGGTGGCGTCGTATCAGGTCCGCAAGGTGCACCGCTGGGAGCCCCGCGGCGTGCTCAACGTGGCCTACCGCCTGGGCCCCGTCGTCGccccggtggaggcggcggagaggaagccgccgccggcggtcaTGGGCATCGCCTACCCCGACGCGCCGGTGGGGGTGCCGTCGACGCAGCCGTTCCAACCCCCAGCTGGCGCCtaccaaccgccgccgcctccacgtcCCGCCGCCAAGGCCAAGCACGacccggctccggctccggcgccgtcgccgtcgccgaggagaGGAAAGAGCAACGGGCTTGGTCTGGAGGGCCCTACTCAGGTTATTGTGGGCCCCCACACCCAGATCatccttggcggcggcggtccaGCAACGACGGCGATGTCGTCCCCCACTGGATCCACCGTCAGCAGCCCACGGAAGCTACATGGAGCTTGGCCGAAACAGGAACTGCACCATGATCGTGATGACACAACCTATGCATCTGCTGCTCAGTCCATCTTCAGCCCAAGGAAGGAGGATCATTCGAGGCCCAAGGTGTTCCCAGATCACGACgcacaaggaagaagaaggtcctTCCAAGAAACTGAGGCCACTAGCCAGCGATCAGTCGTCTCTCCCTCCTCCAGGGAACCAGGGACGGTGAGTCCACGTGGACCCTCCCCCCGCCCGCCGGTTTCCACGTTCTCCTCCCACggttcctcctcctcgccgctaCCCTACTCCCCAGCTCACCCACTCACTCCCTCTCCCAGCTCCTCAGCTCATTCCACCACCAATTCCCCTTACACGGCTCGTCACCCCTCGACCCCTTCTCCCCGGCCTCTTGGCCAATCGGCAGGAGGTGATGCCTTTGGTTCTAGCAGGGCTACTAGCCACACCAACTCCCCGCGTTCCGCCTCCACTCACGGTCGAGCAGGAATCTCCTCGCCACTGCGGCCTTCCTCCGCTCTGGTTGCTACCCACACTAGCATGGTGCCCTCTCGATAA
- the LOC101757890 gene encoding peptidyl-prolyl cis-trans isomerase Pin1, with protein MSAAAAGEGETVRASHILIKHEGSRRKASWKDPDGRVISATTRADAAARLLDLRNQILAGQANFADLAARHSDCSSARRGGDLGTFGRRQMQKPFEDATFALKVGELSDLVDTDSGVHIILRTA; from the exons atgtcggcggcggcggcaggagaggGCGAGACGGTGCGGGCGTCGCACATCCTCATCAAGCACGAGGGCTCCCGCCGCAAGGCCTCCTGGAAGGACCCCGACGGCCGCGTCATCTCCGCCACCacccgcgccgacgccgccgcgcgcctcctcgACCTCCGCAACCAGATCCTCGCCGGCCAGGCCAACTtcgccgacctcgccgcgcgCCACTCCGACTGCtcctccgcgcgccgcggcggagaCCTAG GTACTTTTGGGAGGAGGCAGATGCAGAAACCCTTTGAGGACGCCACCTTTGCCCTCAAGGTTGGTGAGCTCAGCGACCTCGTGGACACTGACAGTGGGGTTCACATCATCCTGCGGACAGCCTGA